Within Telopea speciosissima isolate NSW1024214 ecotype Mountain lineage chromosome 8, Tspe_v1, whole genome shotgun sequence, the genomic segment gggccaaacttgcaccccgtACTTTTAATATTCCAAAAGTATCACATAGCATACTTCCCGTTTTTAGTCTTCTcgacaatttttgtttagtttccCTTTGGCAAACTTGCGCCCCTACTTCTAATATTCCAAAAGCATCGCATAGCATACTTTTGGTTCTTAGGCCTTGtctggtatgatttctatttcaatttcatggggtgatttctatttctaaaattgtttggtttgatttttgtacCTTATTTCAATGGAATAGAAATCAAacggaatagaaattctgaaatagttgacgagttgtttcaattttgaaattgaaaatgatttcactcttgctctttaacgagcacatggttaatttgatgggtaaaacagcaatttcatattaaaaataaaacaccacccttatttttcttcttatgaTGATCTCACCACCATCCCCAGCACTCCCACCACTACCCTCGCCACCACCTTCCCTCATAGAGAATTTATTCTCATGAATTGAACTactaaatggattttttattcttcaaatATTTCTGATTGATGTaaccaaaacaattttaatttcttgataaaaaaaatctatttgttgactatttcatgaaatcaatacgaaattgaaatagaattcATACCAAATCTGGTCTTTAGTCTTTTCGatgatttttgtttaattttccCTCTCCCTAGCTTTGGAATTCTGGATCTGCGGAATAGTCATCCCCTTTCATGTTGGACGTTATGACCTAATTGCATATGATAAACAAGCCAATTGTACACCATAGATCTTCAAGTAGGGTATCGTTATTGTCAATCATGAAAAATTATTCTACTTCATTTTTAATAGTCCAATACATTTAACACCATTCTTGTTTACTAAAGCAAAAAAACCGATCCTCATAGTAGTAGCACGTGAAATGAGATCAATTTAAATCATGAAAACAGAGTTATGGACGAGGCAATACAAGCGTCGTGCTACTAGACAAAGCGGTGGCCGAAGATATACTTTTGTTAGTTTCTCCAGACTGAAAATCCAATGACCATGGGGACCATTTCCATTATTGTTTAAAGCTTCATATAGTGTGGCCCTTCAGATATTGAGAAGGGCATGTCTAAAGGGTCAAGCAAAAAATGGTTTGTATTGTAAGGTCCAAACACGATGGGCAACCTGGTCTGAGTATAAAGGGAGGATgtgttaataagaaaaaaaaaagaaaaaaaaaaaactctgtagtgatcatataTGACTCATGTTACgtggggtcggttacatggattcGATAGATGCTATGATaatagtagaaaaaaaaaatagaaaaaagtaaaaaggagtaaaagaaataagaaggaAATTAAAAATAGGATCTTTATGTCATCAATAATTATCAATaatgaaagtgaaaaaaaactagctaaaaaatatgaatttagTAATCAATTTTTACTTGAAATTTTCAGTTGACTTTCTTAGATTTAAATAGGAAATAaggattttgaaaatttcaagtAACCATAGTTCTTAAGATTTTAAGTGTGTGTTTGGCTGAATATTTGAcatgaaaaaaaattgaggaGATAGCTAGGCTAGAATGAAAGATGTCAAATAAATAGATACACGAATGTGCTAGTGTATGCTACACAGTCAGAGGATAGGAATTCAATCCCTATAATCATATACCTACTCATGCATTAATCTATTTCATTTATGGATAAGAGATTGCTCTCTGGCCATGTAACTGTCTGCACCAACACAAGGCCCAGTAAGAGTGTGCAGGAGAAATTGACTAAATATGGATTTTTAGTTCATTGGGAGCTGAGCAATAATTTTGCACGGTCCTGTGGGACAGGGGTGGGGTTTGGGTCATTAAGggatcatttcgcccaccctcatgtgtctaAGAGCATCCTATGCCCCCACCGCATGCAAATATATTAGCAGGCAGCTAGGCACCCTATATAACCTATTGcaatcttaatttttttaaaactatattATATTATACAACTTGACACAGTAAATACATGAAGGAATACAAAACAAATGGACCAAATAGCCCTTGTTCTCCCTACAAACTTACGAATGATACAATATTTCTCTGTCCATCCTTTCCTTCTATCCCAACGAATTAAAGCGAGAAATCCATGAACCTAAGCCATGGAATACCAAACTTGGAAACCTTCTCAGCTTGGTTCGAACAAGATGACGATGCCGCCGCTGCTACAGACGAAGACGACGAcgaagcagaggaagaagatccCTCCACCGGAGCTACGGCTGGTTTCGTAAGACACAAGAAAAAATTCCTCGACCCCAATTCTTTCAGCTTCTCCTCCTTAGCTAAACCTGTCGGAATCAATAGAAATCCATCAAACACTTCCATAAATCCGAATATAAGAATAGATAGAAAAAAGCACACAAGAGctaaagacagagagagatagagagagggaaagagatccGATTTCCGATTGCTTACTTTCTAAGCTGAACTGCGAGTAATGGAGATCAAAACCGGCTGGGTTCGTGGTGGGCAGTAAGGGCCTTCGCCCCTCTTTAGCAtacaacttcaccgcagcagcAATCAGATCCCCAACCGTCGATTCCGGCGACATCACAACTTGAATAGCTCCCAAGCTCCTCAGTATCGTCACGTTCAGCAGCAACTTCGTCATCCTGACCGGCATCTCAGGCGGAATCTCCTGCAATTTTCCGGCAGAAAGCAGATCAGGGTCTGTATTTGGCCGGCGAATTCCCACCCCAGTCATATGGGTTCTCCCGTGAAAAGACTCTGCTTTGTTCTTCAATTTCCTCGCTCCCTTTCCATTGTCTTCTATCCCTCTTCGATTCCCACTCTTCAAAGGGTTcggcatttttttttccctctgtgTAATGAGTTTGAAAATCGATCACCTCAATCTGCGGTAACGGAAGAATCTGGTGTCGGGGAAGCCGAGAGCTGGAGAAGAGCTTAGGCTCTCAGGGTCCCCTTCGATTGCAGCGATCATAACCAGATTTAAAGAGTTGTAGAGAGAAGGGAAAGTAAAGGGTTTGGAGGCGTTAAGGAGGAGCGTAGCTCTGTGTTCCTTCTGGTGGAGGAAACTGAATTTATGAAGAGGAGAGGCGAAGAAAGAGAATACCAAAGGGAGCCGTAGGAGACCGAACTATTCCTGTTGATGAGGGCAGAATCATAATTATATCATAAATTCATAATTATCTGGTTTCTAGTGTTACCGGCTGTAGCAGGTGAAAGGTGGAGTATGGCCGTATGGGTgagggaaggagagagactTCGAGGGAGTTTTGTTAAAGCTTCCAATCACAAATTATCTACACTCTTCTAGACTTATCAACTATCAATAATTTTTGGTCTTTAGGGAATCATGCTatgaggtattggtatcagtatCGCTATCGGATAGCCT encodes:
- the LOC122670645 gene encoding uncharacterized protein At4g22758-like, with product MPNPLKSGNRRGIEDNGKGARKLKNKAESFHGRTHMTGVGIRRPNTDPDLLSAGKLQEIPPEMPVRMTKLLLNVTILRSLGAIQVVMSPESTVGDLIAAAVKLYAKEGRRPLLPTTNPAGFDLHYSQFSLESLAKEEKLKELGSRNFFLCLTKPAVAPVEGSSSSASSSSSSVAAAASSSCSNQAEKVSKFGIPWLRFMDFSL